A DNA window from Ranitomeya imitator isolate aRanImi1 chromosome 2, aRanImi1.pri, whole genome shotgun sequence contains the following coding sequences:
- the LOC138665588 gene encoding uncharacterized protein, which produces MDLRQTQSNLTERETGSESDPIIDPVSVEEEVAGPSVAASGSIIEDPSAASSLQAAASDEDAAPSPSAAHVPRPVEHGHSSSPTGPLVSSPQAAGPLRRSRRRRELEGRRSEVDAGVLNYLARAATDDGEEAFARSLARYLRPLPREVRLRVRGCMQILIDLSTPPNNPYEVFEYLERRQLGQTNLLRLQFPQQEPNQSGFAAPTPRMPPLQPLPSQNLQRPLEYQMAGFNPQSQYGHFSRHSDVGWSQPGFGQHGHFGFGYDARQSVPQHDAQSQMAFGQHTSGQYGQGQYSGPQATASSQDELPSAQQRPPDQDPELPTSPPPTYRDL; this is translated from the exons atggatcttaggca aacacagtcaaacctcacagagagggaaaccggatcagaatcagaccctatcattgatcctgtaagtgtggaggaagaggttgcaggaccatctgtggctgcatcaggatccatcattgaggacccatcagcagcatcatcactgcaggcagcagcaagtgatgaagatgctgcaccatcaccctcagcagcacatgtaccaaggcctgtggaacatgggcacagcagcagccctacaggcccactggtgtcatccccacaggcagctgggcctttacggagatcccggcgaaggagagagcttgaaggcagaagaagtgaagttgatgctggggtcctcaactatttggccagggcagccacagatgatggcgaggaggcctttgcccgcagccttgcccgataccttagaccccttccccgtgaggtgaggctacgtgtcagagggtgtatgcaaatcctgattgatttaagcacccctccaaataacccctatgaggtttttgaatacctggagcgaaggcagcttggccaaacaaacctcttgcgccttcaattccctcaacaggagccaaatcaatcaggatttgctgcacctactccacgtatgcctccccttcaacccctcccatcccaaaatctacaaaggccattagagtaccaaatggcaggcttcaacccccaatcccaatatggccacttctccagacacagtgatgttggctggtcccaacctgggtttggacaacatggccattttgggtttgggtatgatgcaaggcaatctgtacctcagcatgatgcccagagccaaatggcttttggtcaacacacatctggccaatatggacaaggccagtattctgggccgcaagccactgcatcctcacaggatgaactgccatcggcccaacaaaggccaccagaccaggacccagagctgccaacatctcccccaccaacttacagggatctgtaa